In the Candidatus Methylomirabilota bacterium genome, CCGTCACACGCTCTCCACCCAGAACCTCCCGATCCTGACGCGTCTGCTCTCGCTGCCATGGGGCTTCACGAGCCCGTTCCGGGCCGAGGTCTACTTCGTCAACCTGAAGGTGTTCACCAACATGCGCTGGGGCACGCGCGACCCGGTGGTCTTCAAGGACCAGCAGCTCGGCCTCATCCGTTTGCGCGCCTTCGGCAGCTTCACGATGCGGGTGACCCAGCCGCTGCTCTTCGTCAACAGCCTGGTGGGAACGCAGGGCTCCTACACCACCGACCAGATCGAGGACTATCTCCGAGAGGTCATCGTGGCCCGACTCAACGACTTCCTCGGCGAGACGGTGGAGAGCCTGCTCGACCTGCCGAAGCAGTACGACGAGATGGCGGTGGCGATGAAGACGCGGCTCGCCGAGGAATTCCGCAAGTACGGCACCGAGATGGTCGACTTCTACGTCAACCGCATCACCCCGCCCGAAGACGTCGAGCGCATGATCGACGAGCGCTCCAGCATGGGCGCGGTCGGCGATCTCGACCGCTTCATGCAGTTCAAGGCGGCGAAGGCCATGGGCGACGCCGCGCAGGGCCACGGCGGCGGGGGTAACGGGGCCGCCGCCGGCGTCGGAGTCGGCGTGGGGGCGGGACTCGGCATGATGATGCCCGGCATGCTCGCCCGGACGCTCGGCGCCCCCGCCACGGCGCCCGCGGCCGCCCCGATCGTCACGTGCCCAGGCTGCCAGTCTGCGGTCGCGGCGGACAGCCAGTTCTGCCCGCGCTGCGGCCGACGGCTCGCCGCCACCGCGCGGTGCGCGCGCTGCCATGCGGAGCTGACCGGCGGCGCCCGCTTCTGCTCCGCGTGCGGCCAGGCGGTGCCCGGTAGCTGAACCGCGGGCCGCCCGGCGGAGACCATGAGTCAGGTCGTCGTCTCCACCGAGTGTCCCACCTGCAGCGGCCCGCTCGATTTCTCTGAAGGGGCCAACGCCATCCGGTGCCCGAGCTGCGGCTCGACCCTGCTCGTGACCGGCCGCAAGCAGGTGCTCACCTACTGGGTCTCGCCCAAGATCCGAGCCGACGTCGCCGGCGCGGCGGCGCGCACCGGCCGGGTACAGGCGCGGGTGGCCAGCCGCGAGCTGTTCTTCGTGCCCTTCTACCGGCTGACCGGTCACGACTTCCAGTGGCAGGACGCTCCCCCGCGGCCGGCGCCCGAGCGTGAGGTCCCCCCGATGCGGTTCGGCGGCGGCGACACGGCCGACCGTCCCGAGATCGACCTCGACCTCGGGGCCATCCTGAGCTGGGGCGCCGACGCCTTGCTGGGGCCGCGCGCCGGCGACGTCGTGCGCGACGCGCTCGGCGAGCCCCGGACGCCGACGCGCCCGATCGAGCCCCACTTGCTCACCACGGGGCGGGCCCTGCGAACCTCCGTCGCGGACTCGACGGTGCAGCTCCTCGACCGCTACGTGGAGACGAGCTTCCCGGCCGCGAGCCTCGCGGGTCTCGGCGTCGCTTCCCTCGGGGTGCGCACCCAGGCGCTGCGTGTTTCCCTGTTCGAGCGCGCGCGGCTCGCCTCGCTCGGCACGATGGTGAGAATCCAGACCGACGAGGCCGCCGCCCTTCGGCACGGGCTGGCCGCGCGTGGCTTCGAGCACGTCGTCTACCGGCAGGTGCTGGGGCGCATTCTCTCCATCATCTACTTCCCGTTCTGGGTGCTCGAGCTGAGCGAGGGCGCCGAGCGCTGGCTCACGGTGGTGGACGCGGTCGCCGAGAGCATCGTCCAGTCGCGCGCGCCGATCGCCCTGCGCGACGCGCTGATCCCGCAGCCAGGCGGCGAGCTCCGGACGGTGGGGCTTCGGCCGCTGGTGTGTCCGAACTGCGGCTGGGCGCTCCCTCTGGACGCCGACGACGTCATCTTCTTCTGCCCGTCCTGCGGCCGGGCGTGGCAGATCCGCGGCGTCGACCTCGTGGAGATGCCCTACGAGATCGCCCAGGTCGGGACCGACACCGCGTCGGCCGCCGCCGAGCATCTGCCGTTCTGGCGGCTCGAGGCCTCCGCCGGATCGGAGAGCGCCTGGGTGCCGGCGTTCCGGTGCCGGCGGCTCAAGATCCTCCACGATCTGGCGACTCGCTTCACGGCAAAGCCGCCGGTGTATCAGGCGGCGACCGGCGAACGTCCGAGCGCTCGCGGCTGTTTCTACGACGCCGAGGACGCGGCCCTCCTCGCTCGGTTCGCGGCCGCGGGGCGCCGGCTCACCCCCGACGCGGTGAAGGCGGCGGCCGACGACGAGCCGGCCTTCTCCGGCGCCCGTCTCGTCTGGATTCCATTCAAGCGAGAGGGTCAGTCCCTGATCGATCCGTACTCCGGGCTGGCGCTCCAGGAGGCGCTGCTTGACTAAGTCCCCGACCGCCCTGCTCGCGCGCGGCACCGCGCGCACGATTAACGCCCGCGTCATCCTGCTCGTGCTCCTCGCCGCCGTGCTGTCGCTGGTTGGCTTCCACGCGATACGGTTCGCGCGATCCTGCGCCAGCCTCGACGGAGCCCGGGAAGCCATCGAGACCCACATCCGCGACCGGCACGTGCGCCGAATGGCGCGTGTGCTGAAGGCGACCGATCGCAGTGTGCTGACCGCGCGGACCGTGGTGCGCGTGACCGCGCTGTCCTGCGGGCCCAGCCTGCTCGGCGGGATGACCTGTCGGGCGCGCTACCTGGTGAACGGCCGGAACGCGGGGATCGACTCCACCGACCACTACTTCCGGATGGGCTACTCGCTCCTGGCCGGCTGGCGGCCGGGAAGTGTCGCGGAGACGTCGGGGCTGCGCTACTCGCTGGCCCCCGGCCGATGCGCCTGGGGCGGGACCGACGGGCGATAGCCGCGCGGATCGCCGGCCGGCCGACGCGCGTCGTGACCGTCGCGGCGGCCGGACATCCGGGCCTGCGGCTTGCGTGACCGGTCCGGACCGTCACCCACCGGCGAGCCGCTCCGCGATCCCAGAATCGGGAAGATCTCGCGCACCAGCCCCTCGTACTCCTCCACCGTTCGCCGGTACACGTCGAGGCCGGGGACCATGTGCAGGTCGAGCGTGACCGGCGGCATGCCCTGCGGCAGCGTGGAGACGTGGATGGTCTGGAAGCACGAGCGGCCCGGCTCGGGCCGGTCGGTGACGATGATCTCGTACAGCTCGGGCCACTGCTGCGCGACCTCCGGGGAGCGGGAGACCGAGTCTCGACGCAGGTAGCCCGCCAGGTCGGCGCGGTACTTCACCTCGACCGCGAGCAGGCGGTAGGAATGGTGGCCGAGGCTCGGCTCGTCGAGCGGCCGCCACACCACGAAGTCCGGCACGAAGTCCCGGCGGCCCGATCGGATCAGCGACGGCATCTGCGTCTCGTGGCCCACCCGGGCCACCGTGTACTGCGCGCGCTTGAAGATACCCTCGACCAGGGCCTCCGCCATGCGCCCCTTCAGCAGATCGACCGGGTCCACGGGGCTCAGCGCTGGGTGTCCGAGATCTTGGTGGACAGCTCGCGCAGCTTCTGGAGCGTCTCGGGCCGCAGCATCGCCGCGAAGCCGGCCGGATCGGACTTGGCCTGCTCGAGGGCGTCGACCATGCGCTTGGGATCCCCGCCCGAGTTGCGGGCCAGGTCCGCGAAGACATCGGCGGCGAGCCCGTAGACCTCCTGCGCGAGGGCCGAGCCGGCGACGCCCTGCACCTGCTTGTCGATCGCGGCCGCCGCGGGGTCGGTGGCGATGATCTGGCCGCGCTGGGCCGGATCGGCCAGCATCCGGAGGGTCGCGGCGAGGGCACTGGCCGCCGCCGGATCGAGCGCCTGGGAGTGGGCAGCGGTGGCCATCAGGACCAGCAGGAGCAGCGAGAGGATACCGGCGGCCGCAAGTCGCTTGAGCATGACCGGGAAAGTCAGCAAGAGTCGGACCATGGTCAGAACCTCCACATCGTCGAGGAAACGTTATCCCTGGGAAGCGTACGGTCGCCACCCGGCTGACGGCAGGTGTCACGTCCCCCGCCCGGATGGACGCGTCTTGACCGCCCGGACGCGCGGGAGAATAATCGCCGGGCAACACCAGCCGGTCAATGCCAGCCACCACAAGGGAGGATGCGACGATGGCCACCGCCGCTCACCGGGAAGAGATCTGGGTGCCGGGCATGCCCGAGCCCATCAGCCACTTCGTCCACGTCGTGCGTGCCGGACGCCTCGTCTTCGTCTCCGGCTGCGTGGCGAGCGACGACAAGGGCCGCACCGTGGGAGGCAGCGACATCGTCGCCCAGACGCGCCAGGCGCACGAGAACATCAAGCGCTGCCTGGCCGCCGCCGGCGCGACGTTCGCCGACGTGTGCAAGGTAACGGTGTACCTGAAGAACGTCGGGGACCGCGAGAAGGTGAACACGGTGCGCAAGGAGTACTTCGGGGCGAGCCGGCCCGCCAGCACCTTGATCGAGATCTCCCAGTTCGTGCGCCCGGAACTGCTCATCGAGGTCGAGGCGGTGGCGGTGCTGCCCGAGCGCCCGCGTCCCGCCGCCCGGCGCCGGCAGCCGGCGCGTGCGCCGGCGCGAAAGTCGCGGCGTCGCTGAAGTCTCGGTCCGGCGCGCGAGCGCGGACATCCGGGCATCCATGATCCTGGATCCGACCCCATCCATCCGCATCCAGGTCGGTCCGCTCGCGTTCACCGCGAGCTGGGAAGAGGGCGCGGCCCCGCGCACGTGCGCCGCCTTTCGCCGCCTGCTGCCCTACCGGCAGCGGATCATCCAGGCCCGCTGGAGCGGCGAGGCGGGCTGGATCCCGCTGGGTGACTTCGACCTCGGGGTGGGCCCCGAGAACACCACCAGCGAGCCCGCGCCCGGCGCCCTGCTGTTCCATCCCGCGGGAATCAGCGAGACCGAGATCCTCTTTCCGTACGGGGCCACGCGCTTCGCGAGCGTGAAGGGTCCGCTGGCCGGCAATCACTTCCTCACGATCGTCGACGGCCGCGCGCGGCTCACCGAGCTCGGACGGCTCCTCTGCTGGGAAGGGGCCCAGTCCATCATCTTCGAGGCGTAGCCGCCCCGGCGCCCGCGGCCTCGGTCCGCGGCTGCCAGGCCTGCACCATCGCCTCGCCGCGCGCGAGCTGCTCCGGCGTCAGCGCGCCCTTGATGGCGTCGCGCGCCTGGCGCGCGGCGTCGGCCTCCTTGCCGAGCAGCCCGCGCGCGGCGAGGCTGAACCACTGATAGGCGAGCACCGGATCGCGCTCGACGCCCTGACCGTTGGCATAGCGCACGCCAAGGTTGAACTGCGCGAAGGGGACGCCCTGGTCGGCCGCGCGCCGATACCACTTCGCGGCCTCCTGGAAGTCCTGCGGCACGCCGTCTCCGTTCGCGAGACGCAGGGCGAGCTGGTACTGGGCCGGAGGCACGCCCTGCTCGGCGGCGCTGCGATACCAGCGGGTCGCCTCGACCGGGTCCCGCGGCACGCCTTCCCCGCTGGCGTAGCGCAGGCCCAGCTCGTACTGGGCCTGCGCCGACCCGCGCTGCGCGGCGCCGCGCAGCTGCCGCGCCTCGCGGGAGCCGGTGGGTTCGGCGAGCCGGCCCTCCGCTCGAAGCTGGTCGAGCGCGGCCCGCGCCGCCTGATTGCCGCCCTCGGCGGCGCGGGCGTACCACTCGGCCGCCTGCGCGTCGTCACGCTCCACCCCGCGGCCGAAGGCGTAGAGAAATCCCAGACGGAACTCGGCGTGAACGTCGCCCTGCTCGGCCGCGCGGCGGTACCAGTCGATCGCGGCGAACGGATCGGCGGGACGCCCCTGCCCACGCTCGAGCATCAAGCCCACCATGAACTGCGCGGCGGGCTCCCCGCGCTCGGCGAGCGGGAGCCAGTCGAGGTAGGCGGCGTCGTAGTCGCCGCGATCGTAGGCACGCCGGCCGTCGTCGAAACCGGCCCACGCGAAGGTCGCGCCCACCGCGAGAGGGAGCGCGGCCAGGGAGAGGAGCGTGAGCGGTCGGCCTAGCGCCAGCGCACCTGCACCTTGATCTTGGGGTACTCGGGCTCGCGGCCTTCCACGTCGACGATGCGCAGGATGCCGTCGCTGGATTCGAGCAGGAGGTTATTGTTGGAGAAGCCGACGAGCTTGCCCCAGGCGCGCGGAACTCCGACCTCGTACTTGGCCGGGGTCTCGGCCACCGCGACCGACGGGTGCAGCCGGGAGGCCCAGAGATTGGCGGCGATCGCCACCAGGCTCACCGCGATGACGGTGAGCACGGCCTTGACGTAACGATCCGCGAGCATACGGTCGTCCTCCTTCGCCGCGAGTCGGGTCGGCGCTAGAGCAGGCCGGGAACGAAGGCGTCGCGGCCCCGCACGTAGGTCGCCTGCCGCTGGGCTGCGTTGCGGTTGATCAGCGGGCGCATGTACATGGGATGGGTCGCGCAGCGGACCTCGTGCTCCAGCTCGGAGAGCGGCCGGCCACTGTCCGGATCCGTGATCACCTGGAACCGGTACTGGTACGGATTGCTCTCCTCGGTGACGAGCCCCCGCTCTTTCAGCCACTCGTGCGGGCCCGAGAAGTCTGCAATGTACACCGCGATGTGATGGCCGTCGTAGGGAGCGATCGCCCCGTCGGTCTCGCGGAACACCACCTCCTGGTGGAGGCCCATGCTCACGTGGGCGGCCGCAGAGCCGTTGTCCTGGCCCAACGTCGCGGCGGCGTGGAACGCCTTCTGATAGAAGCGCACGATCCCGGCGGCGGCGCCGCGGGCGACCGGCACTTCCACGCGCCCGATGCCGAGCGTCATCTCACCCCACTCCGGGCCGGGGCCGACGCAGCGGAACTGGTTGCCCCACGGGCACGTCACCGCGACGTGCTTGTCGCGCATCTCGAAGGCGAACTGCGTGCCGGCCAGCGCCTCGCGCACCGACGACAGACGCCGCGTGAGCGCGTCGAGATCGGGAACCACCAGCTCGACGTGTCCTTGCAGCACCTGCGGCTTGGCGGTGGGCAGGTGGAACTGGGTCTGTCCCGCGT is a window encoding:
- a CDS encoding SPFH domain-containing protein; amino-acid sequence: RHTLSTQNLPILTRLLSLPWGFTSPFRAEVYFVNLKVFTNMRWGTRDPVVFKDQQLGLIRLRAFGSFTMRVTQPLLFVNSLVGTQGSYTTDQIEDYLREVIVARLNDFLGETVESLLDLPKQYDEMAVAMKTRLAEEFRKYGTEMVDFYVNRITPPEDVERMIDERSSMGAVGDLDRFMQFKAAKAMGDAAQGHGGGGNGAAAGVGVGVGAGLGMMMPGMLARTLGAPATAPAAAPIVTCPGCQSAVAADSQFCPRCGRRLAATARCARCHAELTGGARFCSACGQAVPGS
- a CDS encoding zinc ribbon domain-containing protein → MSQVVVSTECPTCSGPLDFSEGANAIRCPSCGSTLLVTGRKQVLTYWVSPKIRADVAGAAARTGRVQARVASRELFFVPFYRLTGHDFQWQDAPPRPAPEREVPPMRFGGGDTADRPEIDLDLGAILSWGADALLGPRAGDVVRDALGEPRTPTRPIEPHLLTTGRALRTSVADSTVQLLDRYVETSFPAASLAGLGVASLGVRTQALRVSLFERARLASLGTMVRIQTDEAAALRHGLAARGFEHVVYRQVLGRILSIIYFPFWVLELSEGAERWLTVVDAVAESIVQSRAPIALRDALIPQPGGELRTVGLRPLVCPNCGWALPLDADDVIFFCPSCGRAWQIRGVDLVEMPYEIAQVGTDTASAAAEHLPFWRLEASAGSESAWVPAFRCRRLKILHDLATRFTAKPPVYQAATGERPSARGCFYDAEDAALLARFAAAGRRLTPDAVKAAADDEPAFSGARLVWIPFKREGQSLIDPYSGLALQEALLD
- a CDS encoding RidA family protein, coding for MATAAHREEIWVPGMPEPISHFVHVVRAGRLVFVSGCVASDDKGRTVGGSDIVAQTRQAHENIKRCLAAAGATFADVCKVTVYLKNVGDREKVNTVRKEYFGASRPASTLIEISQFVRPELLIEVEAVAVLPERPRPAARRRQPARAPARKSRRR
- a CDS encoding DUF3830 family protein codes for the protein MILDPTPSIRIQVGPLAFTASWEEGAAPRTCAAFRRLLPYRQRIIQARWSGEAGWIPLGDFDLGVGPENTTSEPAPGALLFHPAGISETEILFPYGATRFASVKGPLAGNHFLTIVDGRARLTELGRLLCWEGAQSIIFEA
- a CDS encoding tetratricopeptide repeat protein — translated: MGATFAWAGFDDGRRAYDRGDYDAAYLDWLPLAERGEPAAQFMVGLMLERGQGRPADPFAAIDWYRRAAEQGDVHAEFRLGFLYAFGRGVERDDAQAAEWYARAAEGGNQAARAALDQLRAEGRLAEPTGSREARQLRGAAQRGSAQAQYELGLRYASGEGVPRDPVEATRWYRSAAEQGVPPAQYQLALRLANGDGVPQDFQEAAKWYRRAADQGVPFAQFNLGVRYANGQGVERDPVLAYQWFSLAARGLLGKEADAARQARDAIKGALTPEQLARGEAMVQAWQPRTEAAGAGAATPRR